From a single Shewanella denitrificans OS217 genomic region:
- the hdfR gene encoding HTH-type transcriptional regulator HdfR, whose amino-acid sequence MDTDLLKTFLEVSRTRHFGKAAENLYLTRSAVSFRVKQLEGILGVELFERLRNNIHPTPAGERLLGHAEAVLTAWERAKQDISLSQNHTTQLTLAAGHNIWDAYLQQHLQPLHLGLPGAALRAEILTSTIMTRQLIERTLDIAITFEPPKLDEVEIVQLAQIELSLVSDKPHASLQEAQQQAYIKVDWGTAFNIMHAQEFSLLPVPVLHTSSARIALDFLLNNGGSAFLPNALIIQALSDKKLNLVQGVQSIKRTLYAAYLGKSERLLQIEQAIRLLSN is encoded by the coding sequence ATGGATACGGATTTATTAAAAACCTTTTTAGAAGTTTCTCGAACCCGGCATTTTGGCAAGGCTGCTGAAAACCTTTATCTGACTCGAAGCGCAGTCAGCTTTAGAGTTAAACAGTTAGAGGGAATACTCGGGGTTGAGTTATTCGAGCGTTTACGTAATAACATTCACCCGACTCCTGCAGGTGAGCGATTATTAGGACACGCCGAAGCTGTGCTTACGGCGTGGGAGCGGGCTAAGCAAGATATTTCCTTAAGTCAAAATCATACTACTCAGCTCACTTTAGCTGCGGGTCATAATATTTGGGATGCCTATCTGCAGCAACATCTGCAGCCTTTGCATTTAGGCTTGCCGGGCGCGGCCTTAAGGGCTGAAATCTTAACCAGCACAATAATGACCCGGCAATTAATTGAGCGCACATTAGATATAGCCATTACCTTTGAGCCACCTAAACTCGATGAGGTGGAAATCGTGCAGTTAGCTCAAATTGAGTTAAGTTTAGTGTCAGATAAGCCGCATGCTTCATTACAAGAGGCTCAGCAACAGGCTTATATTAAAGTTGATTGGGGCACTGCCTTTAATATCATGCATGCCCAAGAGTTTTCGCTACTGCCTGTACCTGTGCTGCATACGAGTTCAGCGCGAATTGCATTGGATTTTTTACTTAACAATGGCGGCAGTGCATTTTTGCCAAATGCGTTGATTATTCAAGCGTTATCGGACAAAAAACTGAATTTAGTTCAAGGGGTGCAAAGTATTAAACGTACCCTTTATGCCGCCTATCTTGGTAAAAGTGAGCGCTTGCTGCAGATAGAGCAAGCTATCAGGTTACTGTCGAATTAA
- a CDS encoding DUF413 domain-containing protein — translation MTQQSFTPTLGSEAIAANTGMSFVSTKRFYDDANFPKGFKRCGDFTSKEAELLELHGHAMKNLVEGKQLACTPDEDQFIQAAQGNITPTTQFELLWAKYVKLAKGKPFYAVVGTVHAPSAKAAVEVDIEFDDIDDDSASDEEPEAD, via the coding sequence ATGACTCAGCAATCATTTACCCCAACTCTAGGTAGTGAAGCAATCGCAGCGAATACTGGGATGAGCTTTGTGTCTACTAAACGCTTCTATGATGATGCTAATTTTCCGAAAGGTTTTAAACGCTGCGGAGACTTTACCAGCAAAGAAGCTGAATTACTTGAACTTCATGGCCATGCCATGAAAAATTTAGTCGAAGGTAAACAGCTTGCCTGCACCCCAGATGAAGACCAATTCATTCAAGCGGCACAGGGCAACATAACCCCAACGACTCAGTTTGAATTATTGTGGGCCAAATACGTCAAGCTAGCCAAGGGCAAGCCGTTTTACGCTGTAGTAGGCACGGTTCACGCTCCAAGTGCCAAAGCCGCTGTAGAAGTGGATATCGAATTTGATGACATCGACGATGATAGCGCCAGTGATGAAGAGCCTGAGGCAGACTAA
- a CDS encoding outer membrane beta-barrel protein, translating into MLRKCSLGLLTLVISASLAQAEEYKLNLGLFYANSDSNILVSDTKGGNFPLSFEDDLLLDEKQFLPYFEFTYDFNERHHLYIDWKQLHRTAQTPSLEKAFQIRLDGVDYDVKAGGKLQTTLDVDIMRLGYGYDIWQGTHYSIGATLGLHTMFVKTEFEGTIGICVPDNSSAELCDNAIANPQVIDENFTAPLPNIGVYANYEFYPNWQLMFHAQYFSIKYKDVKGSLKDIKIGVEAKISDNWFLNLAYNYYRVDVDIAETSTQNNQSFKVSDYSIDYSFTGPVFSVGYRF; encoded by the coding sequence ATGCTTAGAAAATGCTCGTTAGGATTACTCACCTTAGTTATAAGCGCTTCATTGGCTCAAGCAGAGGAATATAAGCTTAATTTAGGGCTTTTTTACGCCAACTCAGACTCCAACATTTTAGTCTCTGACACTAAGGGCGGTAATTTCCCCTTAAGTTTCGAAGATGACTTACTGCTCGATGAGAAACAGTTCTTACCTTACTTCGAGTTCACTTACGATTTTAATGAACGCCATCACCTGTATATCGATTGGAAACAACTGCACCGGACAGCACAAACCCCATCCCTAGAGAAAGCTTTTCAAATTCGCCTCGATGGGGTTGATTATGATGTGAAAGCAGGCGGTAAGCTGCAAACAACCTTAGATGTTGACATCATGCGCTTAGGTTACGGCTATGATATTTGGCAAGGAACCCATTACAGTATTGGCGCGACTTTGGGTTTGCATACCATGTTTGTGAAAACTGAATTTGAAGGAACCATAGGCATTTGTGTCCCTGATAACTCAAGTGCTGAGCTATGTGACAATGCGATTGCCAACCCACAGGTTATTGATGAAAACTTCACGGCGCCACTGCCCAATATCGGCGTTTATGCCAATTATGAATTTTATCCCAACTGGCAACTCATGTTCCATGCGCAATATTTCTCGATTAAATATAAAGACGTGAAAGGCTCACTTAAGGACATAAAAATTGGCGTAGAGGCCAAAATTTCCGATAACTGGTTCTTAAATCTAGCTTACAATTATTATCGCGTCGATGTGGATATTGCAGAAACAAGCACTCAGAACAACCAAAGCTTTAAAGTGTCAGATTACAGTATCGATTACAGCTTCACTGGCCCAGTTTTTTCAGTCGGTTATCGTTTCTAA
- a CDS encoding GGDEF domain-containing protein, which translates to MSNDLLQTAALNLKKAVPLMLKYKIPTTPTNYALWYAYVGEQNPALNQELDNLIQQNISYSPVSSELLYRKHVSDPVELDVRTMRQSLDAMVCDLSQSLKDTNQDTVSFQSRIEKDFNKLNELESQGFSLEQVIGVVRSIVKESTSIRSSAVNFSQQLLKAQSEIDTLKVKLAETEKDMLFDALTNVLNRRAFDEDIRAIVAQKTAGNCLVLLDIDHFKAFNDNYGHQLGDMVLKTVAKRVQEGCRDGTKLYRFGGEEFAIIIPKSQLRVARQLADGLRRAIEKLTLKDRRNDTKIDAITASFGVSEWQPGQSVAEFIEATDKLLYQAKHLGRNRVMPMSG; encoded by the coding sequence ATGTCAAACGATCTATTACAAACGGCCGCATTAAACCTGAAAAAAGCCGTCCCCTTGATGCTCAAGTATAAAATCCCTACCACCCCCACTAATTATGCCTTGTGGTATGCCTATGTAGGGGAACAAAACCCGGCCTTGAATCAAGAGCTTGATAACTTGATACAGCAGAATATTAGTTATTCTCCTGTCAGCAGCGAGTTATTATATCGCAAGCATGTGTCCGATCCTGTCGAACTTGATGTACGCACTATGCGTCAGAGCTTAGATGCCATGGTGTGTGATCTATCACAATCACTAAAAGACACCAATCAAGATACTGTGTCATTTCAGAGTCGCATCGAAAAAGATTTCAATAAACTAAACGAGTTAGAAAGCCAAGGCTTCTCCTTAGAGCAAGTGATTGGTGTGGTGCGAAGCATAGTCAAGGAGTCCACCAGTATTCGCTCTAGTGCTGTCAATTTTTCCCAGCAGTTACTTAAGGCACAATCTGAGATAGATACCTTAAAAGTAAAACTTGCAGAGACAGAAAAGGACATGTTGTTCGATGCGCTCACCAATGTGCTCAATCGCCGTGCATTTGATGAAGATATTCGCGCTATTGTCGCCCAAAAGACTGCTGGTAACTGCCTGGTATTGTTAGATATTGACCATTTTAAAGCCTTTAATGACAATTATGGTCATCAACTCGGTGACATGGTACTAAAAACCGTGGCTAAACGGGTGCAAGAAGGTTGTCGCGACGGGACTAAATTGTATCGCTTTGGCGGTGAAGAATTTGCCATCATCATACCTAAGAGCCAACTTAGGGTGGCTCGTCAGTTAGCCGATGGACTGCGCCGCGCCATCGAAAAACTGACCCTAAAAGACAGACGCAACGACACTAAGATAGACGCTATTACGGCCTCCTTTGGTGTCAGTGAATGGCAGCCAGGCCAAAGTGTAGCTGAGTTTATTGAAGCCACAGATAAGTTACTCTATCAAGCCAAACACCTTGGCCGTAATCGCGTAATGCCCATGTCTGGCTAA
- a CDS encoding cystathionine beta-lyase has product MKEFPPKLATQIVSAGRDKKFTQGVINPPVVRASTVVFDTLDEMQFAIKNKTNGTLFYGRRGTSTHFAFQQAISELEGGVGTALYPSGAAAISAALLSFLKSGDHLLMVDSAYEPTRALCDNLLAGFGISTSYYDPMIGAGISELIQPNTKVIFLESPGSITMEVQDVPNICQIAQQHGIITLLDNTWASPINCRPFDMGVDVSIQAATKYIVGHSDVMLGTATANEKHWPKLREQSYLMGQTTSPDDVYLAARGLRTLGVRMAQHEKNALEVALWIQARAEVDHIRHPMFDTCPGHEFFKRDFSGANGLFSFVLKQGTPQALKAFVEGMQHFKMGFSWGGFESLILSVPGIDKIRTATAWDKSKPLLRLHVGLEDPQDLIADLDRAFARYHQAE; this is encoded by the coding sequence ATGAAAGAATTCCCCCCCAAACTAGCCACTCAGATTGTGAGTGCAGGCCGCGATAAAAAATTTACTCAGGGGGTGATTAATCCCCCTGTGGTCAGGGCATCCACTGTGGTGTTTGACACCTTAGATGAAATGCAGTTTGCCATCAAAAATAAAACCAATGGCACACTCTTCTATGGCAGACGCGGCACGAGTACTCATTTTGCGTTCCAGCAAGCCATCAGCGAGCTTGAAGGTGGTGTTGGTACTGCGCTATACCCTTCGGGTGCGGCGGCCATTAGCGCAGCATTACTGTCCTTTCTTAAGAGTGGCGACCACTTACTTATGGTTGATAGTGCCTATGAACCCACCCGTGCCTTGTGTGATAACCTGTTGGCTGGGTTCGGTATTTCAACCAGCTACTATGATCCCATGATAGGCGCCGGCATTAGCGAGCTTATTCAACCCAATACCAAGGTGATATTTTTAGAATCCCCAGGTTCTATCACTATGGAAGTTCAAGATGTTCCCAACATATGCCAAATAGCACAACAACATGGCATCATCACCCTACTTGATAACACTTGGGCCTCGCCCATCAATTGTCGCCCGTTTGATATGGGTGTGGATGTTTCTATCCAAGCGGCAACCAAATATATCGTGGGACATTCCGATGTGATGCTGGGCACGGCCACTGCCAATGAGAAACACTGGCCAAAATTAAGAGAGCAAAGTTACCTTATGGGCCAAACCACCTCCCCTGACGATGTTTATTTGGCGGCAAGAGGACTGCGGACCTTAGGGGTGCGCATGGCGCAACATGAGAAGAATGCCCTCGAAGTCGCGCTTTGGATACAGGCGAGAGCCGAAGTCGATCATATCCGCCACCCCATGTTTGATACTTGCCCAGGACATGAGTTTTTTAAACGTGATTTTAGCGGCGCGAACGGCTTATTCTCGTTCGTATTAAAGCAAGGTACCCCTCAAGCCCTAAAAGCCTTTGTAGAAGGTATGCAGCACTTTAAAATGGGCTTTTCTTGGGGGGGATTTGAAAGCCTTATTCTATCTGTGCCTGGGATAGATAAAATTCGGACTGCCACTGCTTGGGATAAGAGCAAACCTTTACTCAGATTACATGTGGGTCTTGAAGACCCACAGGATTTGATTGCCGATCTTGACCGCGCGTTTGCAAGATACCATCAAGCAGAATAG
- a CDS encoding NAD(P)H nitroreductase → MDAKQLLLTRQSSPRLMAPAPNEQELTFILDAGARVPDHGSLTPWEFIIAVDEGLERLSAIFVAAATANGADDAAIAKAGMTSARAPMVITVVAKCQQHAKVPIIEQQLAAGCATMAMQQAAFSLGLGAVWRTGDLAFSQQVHQALGLGELDQIVGFLYIGTPTVTAPIKALKPGKQFSRYI, encoded by the coding sequence GTGGATGCAAAGCAACTTCTGTTAACCCGTCAGTCCAGCCCCCGCCTTATGGCCCCCGCCCCGAACGAGCAAGAATTAACATTTATTCTGGATGCGGGCGCAAGAGTGCCTGATCACGGCAGTTTAACCCCTTGGGAGTTTATTATTGCCGTCGATGAGGGCCTAGAACGACTTAGCGCTATCTTTGTTGCTGCTGCGACAGCCAATGGTGCCGATGACGCTGCCATAGCTAAAGCAGGCATGACCTCTGCACGAGCGCCTATGGTGATAACTGTGGTGGCAAAATGCCAACAACACGCCAAAGTGCCTATCATAGAGCAACAGTTAGCCGCAGGTTGTGCCACTATGGCCATGCAGCAAGCGGCTTTTAGTTTAGGTTTAGGCGCTGTGTGGCGCACTGGGGATCTGGCTTTTAGTCAGCAAGTTCATCAAGCGTTAGGGTTAGGGGAGTTAGATCAAATCGTTGGATTTCTCTATATCGGCACGCCGACAGTGACAGCACCTATCAAGGCACTAAAGCCCGGCAAGCAATTTAGCCGCTATATTTAA
- a CDS encoding HvfX family Cu-binding RiPP maturation protein — translation MQLLVGFYTGFLAMLKSVEGLAPLALRLYLAPVLMQAGYNKISHFDDTAAWFGNSEWGLGLPMPELMAALASGTELVGGALLLLGLATRFVAVPMMVTMLVAAFAVHWPNGWLAIADGSSWLANDRVLEAGEKLAAAKSLLQQHGNYEWLTSSGNLVILNNGIEFAITYFIMLLALLMLGGGRYTSLDYVIAKRYL, via the coding sequence ATGCAGTTGTTAGTTGGGTTTTATACAGGCTTTTTAGCCATGCTTAAATCAGTAGAAGGCTTGGCACCACTGGCATTACGCTTGTACTTAGCGCCAGTGTTGATGCAGGCCGGTTACAATAAAATCAGTCACTTTGACGATACTGCGGCCTGGTTTGGTAATTCAGAATGGGGTTTAGGCTTACCTATGCCTGAGTTGATGGCGGCATTAGCCTCGGGCACCGAGCTTGTGGGCGGTGCGCTCTTGTTGTTGGGACTTGCGACACGCTTTGTGGCTGTACCTATGATGGTGACCATGTTGGTTGCCGCCTTTGCTGTGCATTGGCCAAATGGCTGGCTTGCGATTGCAGATGGCAGCTCTTGGCTTGCCAATGACAGGGTATTAGAGGCCGGCGAAAAGCTTGCGGCGGCAAAGAGTCTGTTGCAGCAACACGGTAATTATGAATGGTTAACCAGTTCAGGTAATCTGGTGATTTTAAATAATGGCATCGAATTTGCCATCACTTACTTCATTATGTTATTAGCGTTATTGATGCTTGGTGGAGGACGTTACACTAGCCTAGATTACGTTATCGCTAAGCGTTATCTCTAG
- a CDS encoding DUF6279 family lipoprotein produces the protein MFILLKKTITWLSVLLLLTACSTKMSYYFLDWAIEWEVEEYVTLNKPQQKQFDGMLEKFLIWHRQVELPKYSSQLNELLTQLQQGTLTPSQWVTQVQQAKAHWFRIFHYLLPDLIPLIASLSDEQVKGIMKQLRKEERELSDEYAGKTNAQLLDESNERLFEQADDWLGSVTQEQKALIETRNSQRLATLDMWLEYRHEWLRQFEQALNQRDNAHLLTMRLTKLMTQPDDLKSASYQQNIDQNAENFGSLIVELSHTLNDKQRKRFNKKLNSLIVDLNELSLD, from the coding sequence ATGTTCATCTTGCTAAAAAAAACCATAACATGGCTAAGTGTGCTTTTGCTGCTGACGGCGTGCTCCACCAAAATGAGCTATTACTTTCTCGATTGGGCCATAGAGTGGGAAGTTGAAGAGTATGTGACCCTCAATAAGCCTCAGCAGAAGCAATTCGATGGCATGTTGGAGAAATTTTTAATTTGGCACAGGCAAGTTGAATTGCCAAAATACAGCAGTCAATTGAATGAACTCTTAACCCAATTACAGCAAGGTACACTGACTCCTTCGCAGTGGGTGACCCAAGTGCAGCAGGCTAAGGCCCATTGGTTCCGCATTTTCCATTATTTGTTGCCCGACCTTATCCCGTTAATTGCTTCTTTGAGTGATGAGCAAGTCAAAGGCATCATGAAACAGCTAAGAAAAGAAGAGCGAGAACTCAGTGATGAGTATGCGGGTAAAACAAACGCACAATTGCTTGATGAATCCAATGAACGCTTATTCGAGCAGGCCGATGATTGGCTAGGCAGTGTGACTCAAGAGCAGAAGGCATTGATTGAAACTCGCAATAGCCAGCGTCTAGCCACCTTAGACATGTGGCTCGAATATCGTCACGAATGGCTTAGGCAATTTGAACAGGCACTCAATCAGCGTGATAACGCCCATTTACTCACTATGCGACTAACCAAGCTGATGACTCAGCCAGATGACCTAAAGTCGGCAAGCTATCAGCAGAATATTGATCAAAACGCTGAAAACTTTGGTTCACTTATCGTTGAACTCAGTCATACTTTGAATGATAAGCAGCGAAAAAGATTCAATAAAAAGCTTAATTCACTGATAGTAGACCTTAATGAGCTCAGCCTTGACTAA
- a CDS encoding phosphotransferase, producing MTHQWQTPSALLGQALLSSLPEWLQQALADIDAKAMLLSEGLSNANYRLCCPQGDWVLRDNRPQSLWCNREQELANWRLAEAAGLAPALIWHSDDKRVYLSCFVAQIRPWSSVMSHENNSLCIEPPLTESGPLDNVTALEVFDEATPVSLLLNLLRPLSQLTVPDVALTPRAQWQEYLARLTELARAMPSSPSSVNSQSNLTSPKKTHLSSQWHSAFTQLSSLATEIERWLVQLESCLVADQYCHRDLNPTNLLLVGDKLQCIDFEYATASHPLFELASVITSHKLTPKQRDSLIEQYLAFNPNVKPSGVEAMPAAINCYWLCCAAWALLMAAEQDEECQTQYLAYFKQYLQLITI from the coding sequence ATGACCCATCAATGGCAAACGCCGAGTGCGTTATTAGGCCAAGCCTTGTTGTCGTCCTTGCCTGAGTGGTTACAGCAGGCGTTGGCGGACATCGATGCCAAAGCCATGTTGCTGTCTGAAGGATTAAGTAATGCCAACTATCGCCTTTGCTGCCCACAAGGTGATTGGGTGCTTAGGGATAATCGCCCCCAAAGTCTTTGGTGCAATCGAGAGCAGGAGTTGGCTAATTGGCGTCTTGCTGAGGCGGCAGGATTAGCGCCGGCACTCATCTGGCACAGTGATGACAAGCGTGTTTATTTAAGCTGTTTTGTGGCGCAAATTCGGCCTTGGTCGAGTGTGATGAGTCATGAGAATAACAGCCTGTGTATTGAGCCTCCATTAACTGAAAGCGGGCCTTTAGATAATGTCACAGCACTTGAAGTTTTCGATGAGGCAACACCTGTCTCACTATTATTGAATTTGTTGCGGCCATTGAGTCAGCTTACTGTCCCCGATGTTGCCTTAACCCCAAGAGCCCAATGGCAAGAATATTTAGCGCGATTGACCGAGCTTGCCCGCGCGATGCCGAGCTCTCCCTCTAGCGTAAATAGTCAGTCAAATTTGACATCACCGAAGAAAACACACCTCTCTAGCCAATGGCACAGCGCCTTTACTCAACTGAGCAGCTTAGCGACTGAAATTGAACGCTGGTTAGTGCAACTGGAGTCTTGTTTGGTGGCTGATCAGTATTGTCATCGCGATCTTAATCCCACTAATTTACTCTTGGTGGGGGATAAATTACAGTGCATCGATTTTGAGTACGCTACTGCCAGTCATCCCTTGTTTGAATTAGCGAGCGTTATCACCAGCCATAAACTCACTCCTAAGCAACGAGATTCCTTGATTGAGCAATATCTGGCGTTTAACCCCAATGTGAAACCATCAGGGGTTGAGGCTATGCCTGCGGCAATCAATTGCTACTGGCTCTGCTGCGCCGCTTGGGCGTTACTCATGGCTGCAGAGCAAGATGAGGAGTGTCAAACGCAATACTTAGCCTACTTCAAACAATATCTACAACTCATTACAATTTAG
- the pnuC gene encoding nicotinamide riboside transporter PnuC, whose amino-acid sequence MMTYWELFAVILAVVYLLLAMKTNIWCWLAAFVSTAIYTVLFWKVSLLMESVLNIYYMGMALYGYWLWQQDGQPIPTQQGVPSKNIQSSSQLGPMVLSWSLNAHLILISITALISLGVGYLMANYTQASFPYLDAATTCFAVMTTYLVAKKVLENWLYWIVIDLVSMYLYFQKGLMLTTGLFMAYVLMAGMGYVMWRKRLESQTQHTGELAVR is encoded by the coding sequence ATTTTGGCCGTGGTTTATTTGCTACTCGCCATGAAGACCAATATCTGGTGTTGGCTTGCCGCTTTCGTCAGTACCGCTATTTATACCGTGCTGTTTTGGAAAGTGTCCTTGTTGATGGAGTCAGTGCTGAATATTTATTACATGGGCATGGCACTGTATGGATATTGGCTCTGGCAGCAAGATGGCCAACCCATACCCACACAGCAAGGGGTGCCATCGAAGAATATCCAGTCCTCAAGCCAACTTGGCCCTATGGTGTTAAGTTGGTCACTTAATGCACACTTAATCCTTATCAGTATTACAGCCTTGATTTCCCTCGGGGTGGGTTACTTGATGGCTAATTACACCCAGGCCTCGTTTCCTTATTTGGATGCGGCAACGACTTGTTTTGCCGTGATGACCACCTACTTGGTTGCCAAAAAAGTGTTAGAGAACTGGCTGTATTGGATAGTGATTGATTTAGTGTCTATGTATTTGTATTTCCAAAAGGGCTTAATGTTAACCACGGGCCTATTTATGGCTTATGTGTTAATGGCCGGCATGGGATATGTTATGTGGCGTAAGCGTCTGGAAAGTCAGACGCAACATACTGGCGAATTGGCAGTCCGTTAA